The following are encoded together in the Daucus carota subsp. sativus chromosome 5, DH1 v3.0, whole genome shotgun sequence genome:
- the LOC108219841 gene encoding large ribosomal subunit protein eL15 gives MGAYTYVSELWRKKQSDVMRFVQRVRCWEYRQHPSIVRVTHPTRPDKARRLGYKAKQGYVVYRVRVKRGGRKRPVSKGIVYGKPTNQGVTQLKFQRSKRSVAEERAGRKLAGLKVLNSYWVNEDSTYKYFEVILVDAAHTTIRNDPRINWICNPVHKHRELRGLTSAGKKYRGLRGKGHRNHKARPSRRATWKRNNTLSLRRYR, from the exons ATGG GAGCTTATACTTATGTTTCTGAGCTATGGAGGAAGAAGCAGTCAGATGTGATGAGGTTTGTGCAGAGGGTTAGGTGCTGGGAGTATCGTCAGCATCCTTCCATTGTGCGTGTCACTCACCCAACTCGTCCCGATAAGGCCCGTCGTCTCGGCTACAAGGCCAAGCAG GGCTATGTGGTATACCGTGTGCGTGTAAAACGTGGTGGACGTAAGAGACCTGTTTCCAAGGGTATCGTATATGGAAAGCCCACAAACCAGGGTGTTACTCAGCTGAAATTTCAACGTAGCAAACGATCAGTTGCTGAGGAACGTGCGGGTCGCAAACTTGCTGGTCTGAAGGTTCTCAATTCCTACTGGGTCAATGAG GATTCAACCTACAAGTACTTTGAGGTAATTTTGGTTGATGCTGCCCACACTACTATCCGCAATGACCCACGGATCAACTGGATCTGTAACCCTGTGCACAAGCACAGAGAACTACGTGGACTCACCTCTGCTGGAAAGAAATACAGAGGTCTTCGTGGAAAGGGTCACCGTAATCACAAAGCACGACCTTCAAGAAGGGCTACCTGGAAGAGAAACAACACATTGTCCCTTCGACGTTACCGTTAA